From the Vicinamibacteria bacterium genome, the window TCGCTATTCTTGGTCGTTGGAGTCGTGGTTGCCGGCGCCAGTACTTCTCCAGCCTGTCAGAGTGGTGAGATGTTCTTGTTGTGAGCGGAGCTAGAGCTCTTTTCCAGGGTCGCCCTGGCGCGTTCGTCGCTCCTCGAAGCGTTTCCGGCGCTCTTCGCGCTCTTGCCTGCGTTGCTGTTCGAGCTCGGCCAGCTTGTTCTTCTGCTCCTCGGTCAGAAGCTCCATGATCTGAGCTCGTACTCGGGCCCGTTCGATGGCGGCGTCGGCTTCGGCGACTCCCACCTGATATCCAAGCTCACGAATCGCGCCCTCGTCGGTCTCACCGTTCTCGACGGCTGCGTCGAGAGAGCGACGCGCCTCCATGAGCCGTTTGTGGGCACCCGTCTCCGCCGCTTGCTCGAACAGGGTCCTGACCTGCTGGCGTTGTTCCTCCGTGAGGTCGAGCTCGCGGAGCATCCGCATGGGTCCGAAGGCATGTCGCTCCCCAGGAGACCCTCCGCGGCCTCGAGGTCCACGCGGCTGCGCCGAGACGGCCATCGAAGTCAGGACGGCAGAGGCAACCAGGAGAATGTTTCTTCTTCGGGTGAGCTTCATTATGCGTCTCCTTCCACCTCATACTAGCCACGGTCCGGGGTCGAGTCATCAAGATGCTGCAAGAGTTTTGTAAAGGATGTAAAAGCGACGACGCGACCGGGACGTTGCCGTGCTCCTCTCGGCTACAATCGAGCAATGGACCCACCACGCGTCGCAGGAGAGCTTCCGTGAGTGCCAAGAGAATCCTGCTCGTGGAAGACGAGCCTGGGCTGATAGTGACCTTGACCGATCGTCTCGAAGCGGAGGGTTTCCACGTCGCCTCGGTCGCCCGGGGAGACGAAGCGCTTCTGAGAGCAAGCGCCGAGCCTTTCGATCTCGTCATTCTCGATGTGATGCTGCCAGGCAAGAATGGCTTCGACGTTTGTCGCGAGCTCAGGAAGACGGGAAGCGATACGCCCATCCTTTTTCTAACCGCCCGCGGGGAGGTGGCCGACAAGGTCGTTGGCCTCAAGCTCGGCGGTGACGACTACCTCACCAAGCCGTTTGACATGATGGAGCTGACGGCGCGGGTCGAAGCGCTTCTGAGACGGACGGTGCCGGTCGACGCGTCGGCGGCAGAGCGGTACAGCTTCGCGGACGTCGAAGTGGACTTTCGCCGCGTCGAGGTCCTGAGGAAGGGGAAGGTCATCGAGGTGTCGGCGCTGGAGTTCAAGCTGCTCAAGTACTTCATCGAGAATCGCGGGGCGACCCTGAGCCGGGACGAGCTCCTACGCCAGGTTTGGGGTTACGAGCTGATGCCCTTCTCGCGAACGGTCGACGTGCACGTATCCGGCTTGCGCCAAAAGATCGAGCCCAACCCCTCCCGGCCACAGTTCATCGTTACCGTGCACCGATTGGGTTACAAGTTTGTCGGGTAGAT encodes:
- a CDS encoding response regulator transcription factor, with protein sequence MSAKRILLVEDEPGLIVTLTDRLEAEGFHVASVARGDEALLRASAEPFDLVILDVMLPGKNGFDVCRELRKTGSDTPILFLTARGEVADKVVGLKLGGDDYLTKPFDMMELTARVEALLRRTVPVDASAAERYSFADVEVDFRRVEVLRKGKVIEVSALEFKLLKYFIENRGATLSRDELLRQVWGYELMPFSRTVDVHVSGLRQKIEPNPSRPQFIVTVHRLGYKFVG
- a CDS encoding Spy/CpxP family protein refolding chaperone → MKLTRRRNILLVASAVLTSMAVSAQPRGPRGRGGSPGERHAFGPMRMLRELDLTEEQRQQVRTLFEQAAETGAHKRLMEARRSLDAAVENGETDEGAIRELGYQVGVAEADAAIERARVRAQIMELLTEEQKNKLAELEQQRRQEREERRKRFEERRTRQGDPGKEL